A window of Streptomyces sp. ML-6 genomic DNA:
GCCGGGCGGAGGCGGGGGGCCGGGCGGCCGGGGGGCGGGGGGTTGAGGTGGCCCGTACCCACCGGTCGAGGGTGGCGGCCGCGGCGCCGGAGTCGATCGCCCGGCCCGCCGCCTCCACCGCCCGGCCCAGGCGTTCGGTGACGGTGCGGCCCCGGGCCGGTTCGCCCGCCACCAGTGCCGCGCCCGCCGACAGCAGCACCGCGTCCCGTACCGGGCCGCGTTCGCCGTCCAGGACGCGCCGGGCGACGGCCGCGTTGTGGGCGGCGTCCTGTCCCCGCAGTGCCCGGGGCGGGGCGAGGGCGATGCCCACGTCGCGCGGGTCGAAGCGTTCCCGGGTGATGTCTCCGTCCTGGACGGCCAGGACGGTGGAGGTGGTGGTGACGGTGAGTTCGTCCAGGCCGTCGTCGCCGCGGAAGACCAGTCCCCTGCCGCCGGCGCGGGCCAGTGCCCCGGCGATCAGCGGGAGCATGCGGGCCTCGGCGACCCCGATCGCCTGGGCGGTGGGGGCCGCCGGGTTGGTCAGCGGCCCCAGCGCGTTGAAGACGGTGGGGATGCCCAGCTGTCTGCGCGGGCCGGCGGCATGGCGCATCGCGGGGTGGAAGTCGGGGGCGAAGCAGAAGGTGATGCCGGCCTCGTCGGCCACGGCGGCGACCCGTTCGGGCGGCAGCCGCAGGGTGACGCCCAGCGCTTCCAGGACGTCGGCGGAGCCGGAGGCCGAACTCGCCGCACGGTTGCCGTGCTTGACGACCCGTGCGCCGGCTCCCGCCGCGACGATCGCGGACATCGTGGAGATGTTGACGGTGCGGGCCCCGTCGCCCCCGGTGCCCACCACGTCGACGGTCCTGCCCGGCACGTCGATGTGCACGGCGTGGGCCAGCATGCCGTGCACGAGTCCTTCGAGCTCGTCCACGGTCTCGCCCTTGGCCCGCAGGGCCACCAGGAAACCGGCGATCTGCGCTTCGGTGGCCCGCCCCCGCATCACCTGGTCCATCGCCCAGGCGGTGTCGAGGGCGTCCAGGTCCCGGCCCCCGAGCACCTGCCCCAGCAGCAGGGGCCAGGAGCGTTCCGGTGATGGTCTCGTGGCGCTCACTGGTCCTGTCTCCTTCTTCATCGTCAGTCGGTCGCGGTGCGGGGCTCAGGCGCCCGGCGCCGGGTGCCAGGGGTCGTCCGCCGAGGCCGGTCCGGCCGCCGGGGCGGGGTGCCAGGGGTCGTCCGCCGGCCCGGAAGCGGCC
This region includes:
- the trpD gene encoding anthranilate phosphoribosyltransferase, with the protein product MSATRPSPERSWPLLLGQVLGGRDLDALDTAWAMDQVMRGRATEAQIAGFLVALRAKGETVDELEGLVHGMLAHAVHIDVPGRTVDVVGTGGDGARTVNISTMSAIVAAGAGARVVKHGNRAASSASGSADVLEALGVTLRLPPERVAAVADEAGITFCFAPDFHPAMRHAAGPRRQLGIPTVFNALGPLTNPAAPTAQAIGVAEARMLPLIAGALARAGGRGLVFRGDDGLDELTVTTTSTVLAVQDGDITRERFDPRDVGIALAPPRALRGQDAAHNAAVARRVLDGERGPVRDAVLLSAGAALVAGEPARGRTVTERLGRAVEAAGRAIDSGAAAATLDRWVRATSTPRPPAARPPASARPPAAGARITTAA